The Betta splendens chromosome 12, fBetSpl5.4, whole genome shotgun sequence genome contains the following window.
gaacaaatggaCAAAAATTGAATTGTGACACAAATCCCTTTTGTTGTGAACATGCTGGATACAGttacagcagcatgaatgtCCTGACATGTCGTCACTGCTTCATACGCTTGTGAATGTTGCTCTCCATCTACATGTATAAGAAATTCAAATGGATTTCATTTAATAACACAGTATCAGCTCAGTTAATTACTTCTAACAATGCCTTAGTGTGGAAATGATTGTTGCACTACATTTTACACACAATAAACTCAAGCTTCAAAACATCTACTTGTGGCCTACTTTGTAAATTTGTAAATACatgaccttaataataattatgttaaTAATTTCCTTTCATTGTGTTCGTGGCCACAATAATATTAAGCTGTTTTCCGTTTTCCTAGGTTTTTTGCACCTTTCACTGCATAAATATGTTAACTAGAATTAGTTCTCATATTGAGTATAGAATATTAAATTAGTTTTACTAATTTAACCATTTATATGCCAGTTTGTTTGCACAATGGACACGAGGGGCCATTTATCAGTGGTTTCAAGGGAAGCAGGATGTCCAAATAACAGTAGAGTGGTCTTTGCAGACAAACTATCCACAGCTGGAGCATGTGGTTTTCTTCTCCTATGGCTGCATGGTTCACACGCTCTTCTCATATTACAGGAGGGCCGATCATGGCCTGATTCACAATGCTTTAACTCAACAATGGGCTGTGGGTTTTGCCCTGATTCagactactgtatgtttaatgtGGGTTTCACGGCCGCCTTGCAATTATTAGGGTCACACAGCTTTTCCAGGGACATCCTTCTTTGATAGGATTTTGAGCATTCCCAATCGGGGTGGGTTGATTTTTACTGGACAAAGGCATTTTATGCAGAGACATTCAGACGATTGTAAACACCAGAGGCTGTTTTTCCTTTGACAACTGGAGGTACCAAAAACCTTGTCTAGGTTATCTACAtgttattaaaacaataaacctTCGGATGCTTTCATCACAAGCAGCAAACCCAGGTTTGCTTGGGAAACTCACAGCTTAAAACCCTGCACCGGCGTAACATGATTATATGAAAACTTTGTCCTGCAGATATATATTAGTGTTGAAATTTCATTTTGCACTGGCCAGCTGCAttcgccgtcatcttcctcagaTACCGTCAACTGAAATCCAGAGCAGAGGTTCAGTGCCTGAACATAAGTGTGAAACAGagtggtggttttcttttttttcttttttggaatGTTAATCACCGGAAACGCCGGTACAACATACAAAAATGTATGTTGGTCTCAGCTGTAAAGTGTGTTCCACAGGATTAACTCTCTGGGTTTTAGTTTGCAGTGAATGGAGATCTGGCCAACAACGATTCATATATGATGTTTTTCGCTGGATTGCTCTACTGCTACTGAAAGAGGGAAAGATGGTCGGTCTTCTCCGAGTCCTCTTGTCTATAGCCATCACTGTCTGCCTGACTTTCTGTATCCTTTCACTGAGACCTGCTcgacacagtaaaacacagtgaTTGATGTGTTGTATTTAAACAACACTAAATGACTGACAGGTTTCCTCACCACCAGACTCTGCTTGTGACGTGGTGGACATGGTGGTGGCAGTATCATGTTACAGGGCCCCTCACAAAGGCAGAATTCATCCCTACGGTGTCTGTTACAGCAGCTTTAATGTCCTGACATGTCATCACTGCTTCATTCGCATATGAATGTTGCTCTGGATCtattaaaactaattattaaaattaaaactgatttgatttaataacaCAAAATATCAGCTCAGTTAATCAATTAAAACAATGCTTTAGTGTGGAAATGACTGTTGCACTTCATTTTCAACACAATAAACTCAAGCTTCTACCTCTTTCTTGTGGCCTACTTTGGGAATGTGAAAATGCTACAATGTCTTGTCTCGTCTGTGACTGCCCCCCTCTGGCAACGCCCCTGGGCGTGGATCACTGGACTCTTAGCCTCAGTTACATTACTTCAGTGTACGTACAGGGGgttgcgccctctgctgggtaaaagaacacaaacatgtaaacataaTAGCCCCGTTACAGTGTGTTTCTTCTGTTTATATTATGTGATCATATTTTCAGCTCTGTATAGTGTTATTTATAAGGCTCTACATTTAGTTATATTGATTTCAAGGTAATTACATCCTGACCTGACTGGGGCTGGTGTTGTTATATAAGAAGAGTTCAGCTTTCAGTCACTGCAGCCTGTTCGGTTTTGGTCCTAGACATCAACAAAGTAGGTTTATCCACTTATTATTGTACAAATTTCCTTCGTTTGTGCCTAATAAGATTTTTCGTTTTCtttgttatatatattttttaaattctattGCTTTGTTATATAAGCTTTAAAGTTTCCTCTCCCCTGCTTTCGCTGTTTCCTGATTCATGTTTCCTTTGTACTTTTATTACTATTGAGCcgtgtgtttgttcttgttattactttcactggccactttattaggtacaggcTCATTCTACGTCCTCAGGATTATAGATTCTCCGTTAAGGTGTTAATGTTCATTACTGGAGACAAGAAGAAACTGACTGACGGGAAGTGTCActgttactgaggtttgctgacGTTACGTCGGTATTTCAACCTAAAGAGACTGTTCTAAGGGTCGTAAGACACGCGTGTGACACTCACgcaccttttttttattaaacgtCTTTTTGTATCTTAGTTCTCTGGTCTTCCCAGCGCCGCTAGCTTAGCATTTAGCTCGTTGGTTCTCTGACCCCCTTTATTTCCCCCACCTCGTCTCCTCACGTGCGTTTCAAAGTATCGActtaaatcatcatcatcatcacattaaTGCGTTGATGTTCCGCAGAGCCAGAGGGGACATGGCGTTGAACTGCAGCCCGTGGGTTCTGCTGCCTCCCGTCTACTCCATCTGCACAGCTGCCGGACTGTGGATCGCGTAAGCGATGATTTACCGCACAGTTACTGTAAAGGACCGCTTGACAACAGCTGCAAAGAACAAAAAATAGACAACAAAGTAGACAAAAGCCTCCTCACTGCAAAGTTACACTGTTGTAGCAACAAGTCAAAATGgctaaaaacagacacaaagaaaaTCCTTTACTACTATACTGTAACAGGAGACGTTCAGTTCATCATCATGCATCATGTTTCATACTTGTTATTTTATGTCTTAACAGATACTTTGTGGCTCTTAAAAATGACAAGATCCTACCTCTGACTTCAGAGTACAGGTGAGATTCAAATCAATATTCTGAAACTTTAatggtttgtgtatttctgAAATGATCCTAGTGTTGTTTGTTATCAGGAGAAGAAATGGATCATTTTATGCTCCATACATCAGGTACAGTTCATAAATTTCCTTTTAACACTTAAACCTACAACTAATATTTTGAACGTGGAACTTCAacttaaacatttttttcttcttttagtaACACAGGAAACTTTCCACCAGGCAGCTGCATCTTCAGCGAGGTCACAAACCTGGCAGCATTCCTGGGTAAACGTTACATATTATGAACATTTAAAGTTCCCACAGATGCAAACGCTggtatttacttttatttattttacatgagTTCTCCAGGACTGATGTGACCCGTCTGATCAGATAGACTGGTTTGGATTTGGACATGACCCTCTATTTAGTTTCAGTTTCCATGTTGTCCCAgtgtctcctgtgttttttataaaattaGTTATCGTTGCGAATGCTCTCGTCAGGTGTTGTTCCTTTGGTTGGTTACCTTCCTAGTAGTGTACAACAGACTGTTTTTCTAAGCACCATAAAAAAAGCTCACGCCTACGGTGCTTTGGAGTCTTCAAACAACCGGCCGCTCTGTTCCAGGGTCCTTCGTTGCCGTCCTGCGGTTCTTACAGCTGAGACACACCACTAAAGCGTGGCTGAACGTCGTCAGCCTGGTGGCTTTCACCGCTTCGTGCTTGGGGTTGACGCTGGTTGGAAACTTCCAGGTAACACTCATGTAACATCAGCAGACACTAGTACTGAACAGCATTTGACCCGATGTTGTCTATTACGCTTTTAGTTAATGACTCAGAAGACGGTTCACAATTTTGGCTCCTTGATGATGTTTGGACTGGCAATTCTTTACTGCTGGGTGCAGTCCTACATCACTCTGAAGGTGAACCTAATGAACGAGGGGAAAATGGCTGCCATCGTTCGTTTCCTCTTGTCTGGATCCATCACTGTCTGCACAGTCATCTGTATCCTTAAACCACCAGCTTCAGAGAGTATGGCAGCCACACACCAGATGATAATAGCACCATCCATAACATCTAAAGTTGATGGAGATAAAAAAAACCTGATGAGTTTGACTTAGTGTGAAACTAGAAACTATGTTACCAGTTCTGGTTGTATCTGCTGTCATCGTTCATGTGCACGTCTCTACCTTAACTCAGAAGCTGCAGACTTCTCCCTCTTGTCCCAGCGGCTGCACATGCACGCAGCTCGATGCCAGTGGGCCTCAGCCatgctcctcctcaccttcctcgGCACTTTTGCTGTCGAGTTTCGACACTGTCACTTCGACGTGATGTTCACTGAGAAACATGGGCGTCCTATCAGCACATCAGAAAGCCTTGCTGAGGACGCCGGTCATCTGCCAAACCAACTGTAGGGAGGCTGCCCTCAATCACATTTAGTTGCACTGTATAAATATGCTTTTAGGTATATTTAGTTATGCATGTTGCATGAATGTTATATTTTCATTTAGAAAATTACTTTTGCACTCATTTTGAAACAtaataaatgtttcttttttacccTCAGGATGTGCGTGTCATTACTTTATATGTAATAACTAACTGcagattatttttattgtgaACTACTTGCTTATAACAATGTATCAGTCAATAAATAGCGTAAATCTGCAGGATTTAATCCGGGCGGAGCTTAAAACGAGACTTTAAAGGAGCCTTGTTTGATCTGCGCCATCCCTTTATCCTTAGCCTCAcctgtgcctttattttgaagggcagACTCCTCAGCCGGAAGTGGCAATTTCCTGCTATGATGTCGCTTCTGACTGGAAACTGCTGCAGGCAGTGGAACGGCACCGGCTGCCTTTTGAAGTAGTTTAGGGGTTTTAAGTGAATAGACTGACTTTTGTCCGCTGGAGGTCATTTTAAACGTTGGACCCGTGTCAGAGCCGACTGGTAGGTTTTGTTTCCAAACAAAGAGCACCAGTATTAAGCTGTTCTGCATCATCAGGACCATGTGCAAATATTGTggtgttgttcttgttgttgtcgttgtcgTTGTTGACCGCTCCCCGTGAAAACGCGAGCAGCACCTTCTCACAGCTTACTGAACCTGTcatgcagaaccagaaccggtcTGTAAAGCTGCTGTAGATGATTTGTTGACCAGTGTGAAGAGTGAATTATGTATAAATGCTGTGGGAAGCACCTTCACATTAAAAGCTAACCAAGGTTTGTTCTTGTACAGTCAGACGAGACGCAATGTGGACTTTCAGCCCGTGGGTTCTGCTGCCTCCCACCTACTCCCTGTGCACAGCTGCCGGACTGTGGATCGTGTAAGCTAATTGAacctcatgcatgtgtgtgaatgttccGCAGACACCCTTTACTTTGTTATTACAATGACTACAGCTCATGGTCTTTCGTGTTACATTTCCTTGTGTTCTTTTGTATCTTATCAGATACTTTGTAGCCCTTGAGGATGAGATGATCGCGCCTCTGACTGCACAATTCAGGTAAGAGTCAAGTCACTGGACGCCAAATTTGTGTCTTTATCTCTACTGACATTCAAAATCATTGTTTTCAGGACAACCAACAGATCTTTATATCCCCCAGTCGTCAGGTACATGTTTAAACTGTAGCTACTAAGTTTAATGTCAAACAACGAggtcaagcatcttttcctctGTTCAGTATTGCAGGAAACTTTCCACCAGCTAGCTGCATCTTCAGTGAGGTCATGAACCTGGCAGCGTTTGGGGGTGAGATGCTCACATCATTTATAATATGTTCATAATGTCAGCTCCCACAGATGTAATAATGAtacattcattattcatttattatgtCTATAAATGACTGTTGCTCATTTTCCTCCATCTTTCATTGGGTCTTTCTCTTTCTCAGGGTTTATTATTGCCCTTCTCAGATATTTTCAGCTGAAACACCTAACAGACAAGCCGTTCTTGAACGTCATCAGTCTGGCAGCTTTCTCCGTCGGCTGCTTTGGGATGACACTAGTTGGAAACTTCCAGGTAACACTCACCTGAAGGTTTATGTTACTTTTGTTCTGTAGATGCTTTGCACTGCCAACTTATAGTAGGTTCTTTGTGTTTAGCTATTCAATCAGGAGAGGATTCACAACTTTGGCACGTCTTTGACGTTCGGACTGGGAACCGTGTTCTGCTGGGTGCAGTCCTACATGACCCTGAGGGTGAACCTGCAGAACAGGGGACTGAAGGTTGCAGTGGTTCGATTCCTGTTGTGTGGATGCATCACTGTCTGCTTGATGCTCTGTATCCTTTCACCCATTGCTGCTACACTAACGCCACTCATTTCACACATCGGTGTCACCTGTTTGCAATCAGACATAAAGAGCTTTTTTGTGAACACAGTCATCTAACAGGAATTGTGGCATAATAACTGTCTTCTTCATCAGCTCACATGACCTTAGCTCACCTGCTCCAGACCCCTTCCTGTTGTCTCAGGACATCACCCTGCCAGCGGCCCGCTGCCAGTGGTCGCTCGTCATGTTCTTCCTCATGTTCCTCAGCACTTTCGCCATCGACTTCCAACACTACCACTTCCATGTGATGTGCAGAGAGATGTCTTCGTTTCCCATCAGCACATCAGAAACCGTCACTGACATGTCCAGGTCACAGTCGAACCAACTCTAGGGGGATGAACTGAACTCATTGTTCCAACTGAACATCCAGGTGCAAATGTGTCTAATGGCAGGCTATGATGGTAGCCTCATCCACAGTCACGTGATCACTGCTTTAGGTATGTTACATCACTGCATTTAAAAGTGTTCCACAATTGTTATAAATGCATGTTGCACAGCATCAGATCCGTCTATGAAGCACTTTTATTTTCAGTAACTGCTGCTACACAAAGGTTATGTGGAGaaatgctgctgtcactgatgggctactgcagctgtttgtattgtattttgtcattgaaattattatttttttcctctttatcaCCTTTTGCCATTTTTGTATTCCCTTCATATATGAATATATTGTGAACAAACTGTATCTGTTTTACCCCTGACTTTACTCAGCTGAGAACTGTTGCGTATGCTGTATGAAGGGACCACAACTTGGGTCCATGTCATCAATAAAGTCTTGTTCTAATAAGAAAATGTGTATATGTATTATTTAGGGGACTGCAACGGAGAGAAAACGTACGTCGTTATTCTGAGAAAAATATGTaattacaaaaaatatatatcgaGAGTAAAAACTTTTTACGAGATATTTTTCTTGTTATGAGATACAGGTAAAACATATTTTGGTGGCAGTAATACAGTAATACGTTGCCCTTTTACACGCATCGCATTATTCTATATTTATTGTCTTGCcctaatttgttttgtttgtgtaactAACTGTGTAACTTTATTGTGTGCTGTTCATTGACCAGTTTGGTGCCGTGGGATGTTTTCTGATTGTATTTGTTCGCGGAGCAAACCTAATGACTTTACACAGCACTGCAAACAAACGCGAAACATCTTTTTTTCACGTTTGTGATAAAACCGTCAATGTTCAGGTGTAACAAGAAtgtgcaggtttgtgtgtttaaaaaggAGCAGCGCCCCCAGAGGCGTGGAGGGCGAACGTCTCCTCCCAACATGTGTCTGTCGCTGCTCTTTCAGTTAGTGATGGCCAGGACAACTAGTTAGACTAGTCTGTGGTTAGTGACCAGCCAGGGAATACGCTTGTTTTCGCTGCGACCGTCTCCGCTCTGCTTTCTCACCAGTCTGGTTTAGTTGGCGAGTGAGGACCAGCGCTGACTGGTTAAACACTGGGCTTCTGCTGCTAATCAAGCTAACGTAAGCTAGCTCCACCTAAACTCCTAACAATGGCTACAGTTTCAGTTCCTGCCGGTACCACTGCACTCCTGCTGGATATAGAAGGCACGACTACGCCAATCACGTTCGTAAAAGTAagttattttacatttagaatAAGATAACTGCATGCTGATTTATTAGCATTGTTAGCCGTGTAGCTACCGCTTCAGAGGCTATGGTAACTGATCTGTCACCAGGGATCAGCTAcctgtgtttactgtagatCTTTCTGTAATTTAActctttatttattgttatacaTTTTATTGCACTGATGATATTCTATATTATGTACACATGATTAAAATTATTGTTAATTTTGTTGATCTAAGTTAAATCAACTCCGCTTATAGATTTCGACAGTTAACGCTGAACATGAGTCACTATTGATTCCACCTGGTCTCTTTTAGGAGATTTTATTTCCATACGTCAGGGAGCATCTTGAAGATTACTTGTCCTCTCACTGGGAAGAGGACGAGTGCAAGCAGGATGTTCATCTCCTAAAGAAACAGGTAATAGAGTCATGCAGAGTTTAAGCATCTGACGACTGTCAGAACTCTGTCACTTGCAGTATTGCATCTAAACAGTTTGTCATGTGCTTCTCCTTGGGTAAAGCTACTCTCCTTTGCTGGTGTTCTGATGAAAGAAAAAATGGGCACATTATTCCATATCACAGTGATACAAAACACTTGCAGTGTATAGGATTAACAGCTGTAAAATGTGcttatgtttatattataatgGCCTGTTAAATGCACCGACTAGTGGACTGTATTGTTATActtctgctgtttttattgtttacataAGTGGACAGAAGCCTCAGGACACATGATACTCTTTTAACTTAACATCCCAGCATCCACCTGATCTGTGATGCTCTAACAAAAAGTCTGACTTGTGACAGATTGAAGAAGATATGAAACAGAACCGGGCGTGTCCTGTCCACGCCGTGGACCAGACGGTGCACACGGATGAGGAGAAGGCCATTAGGGAAGTGGTGGATAATGTGATGTGGCAGatggcagcagacaggaagtccacAGCGCTGAAACAGCTGCAGGGTCACATGTGGAGGTCGGCGTATGCTTCTGGGAGAATCAAAGGCGAGTAAGTACAATGATCGTTTTCCTTCACTTTGTTTACATTGGCACAGTTGTAGCTGTTGTTATTAGCTTGGTAGCATTCGTAGAGACATAGCAAATATCAATCACCTTGTCAACCTGTCAGACAAACAGCCGAGTCATGACCGTTTGACATTATCTGTCAGCATCTTTAGTGCATTTGCTACTtagaataataacaatgatttAGTTCTAATGATGTGGTCAGTAGTTTCCTGTTGTGTTGATGTGGACAGAAAGtctggaaaagaaaatgtacaGGGTTTCCCTCTTTTCCCATTTATCACTGAAACTGAATTGTATGTATATATTGCAGGTCAGCAAGAACTAAAGCTCTGAAATGTGAATCAAATGATAATTAAATCATGATGTTGGTCTTGTTGCAAACAGAATCTACCAGGATGTAGTTCCATCCATTAAAAGGTGGAGAGAACAGGGACTCAAAGTCTACATTTACTCTTCTGGAAGTGTGGAGGCGCAGAAGCTTCTGTTTGGATATTCAGTCGAAGGAGATGTTTTAGAGGTACGCATCACCACTTCTGATCATTCTGACATTTcaggagaaacacacagacagatcgTAGTTTAACATCATTGGGTTCAGCCTTCGACTTTTTCAACAggtgaaaacatgtttatttgtgcCTGAGGGAAAAgtacaataaaaatgttaaatattggTTGCATAACACTCACGCATATTTGTTCACCGATCTTTCTGGTTGTGCTGTCTGGTGACTAAAGTTTACTTTAACTTGATGCTATTATTGTTCTTCATGCTTTGTGTAATAAGGTGTTTGTTGTGGGTCTTTCCAGCTTTTTGATGGTCACTTTGACACCACTATAGGGGCTAAAGTAGATGCTAAAAGCTACGAGAGAATCGCAGAGAGGATTGGATGTCAGCCTGAGGGAATCACATTCTTGACGGACGTCACTCGAGGTGAATGTtcagaaacaatgtttttgtaGTTACTTACTGAAGGTTACTGCAGTATTAGCACTGATGTCAAATAGTTCACCTTGAACTGTTTACCAAGATGTGTTTCCTGATATACACTCACTTTGTCCTCACAGAGGCTAAAGCAGCTGAAGAAGCCGGGGTGAACGTGGTCGTGGTGGTCCGACCTGGGAACATGGAGCTGACGGATGAGGAGCGAGCCCACTATAACCTCATTACATCCTTTAGCCAACTGGAACCGACGGGACGAGCTTAACGGCACATGAAGCAACAGAGAGAACTTCTCTGACTTCATAATCagcttttccttctttttctttttcccgcACGTTTAGTTTGGTCCACGGTCACAGTTCAGCAGGTGTaggagaggctgctgggacATAGGTAGCCACCAGTACAGAGGATAAAGTCACAGCCTTTCCAGTTCCTTCAGGAGGCTGTTGGCGTGTGTGGAGCGTATTAAGAGCTCAAATGGATCATCACTGTCTTAGGACTGTTGGTTGGGAACAAAGAAGCTGTAGATAAATGGTGCTGCACATGACATGAGGTTCATTTACTTTTCTACCTTTTTAGATGAACTGCACTTAAATGCCAATCCTTCAATATTAACCCACTTTCCAACTAtatgttgtgtgtatgtgtgtgtgagttgtcATTGTTTCGTGCACATTTTCCACTCATGTCACGCCCTCTCCACCTACAGTAGAGACGTATGTGCAGCTGTATGACGTTTTACCCAGTAACTGAACTGTAATATTTTAGAAAGTAGATGCACTCAGCAGAGGTGAGTTgtcatttaaaatgttcatCCAGTGTCTTAATGAATACCGTCGTGGGTGATCGGTGTCTATTTAAATGTGCCATCCTAGATGTTCACATGTGTAATGTGGGTGTTGGAAAGTTAACTCAGACTTGCCAAACTGATGATTTCTGGTGAAACTATTTGGCGTAATTCAGGAAAAAGACTTCCAATAAAATGCCTTGTTTCACGTGACTCCCTTTCTGCCTCCTCAGTCTGTGACTAAAACGTGTCTCGCTGCATGATTAATATGATTTAACATgattttactgtgtgtttttatctgttcAAGGGTAAAGTCTCACAAATCACCCAAAAttctttttcttgtttattAACTTCCAGCGGCACTGAACCTTTCAAAAGTAGTAGTGCAGGGGTGTCTAAACACGGTCCTCAAGGGCTGCTGTCCTtgttccaactctccctgcaccagctaatactgattccATGGACCAGGTTTGTTAGGCAATCAttagctaactgacacacctgatcaaggtaatcagcagggagagttgggaAAACTAGCAGCACAGTGGCCCATGAGGACTGGAGCTGGACACCCCTGTAGTGGCGAGGAACATCGTAACCTGCTGCAAGGAGAGAAAAACACTTCATATAATATACaattaaaatactaaatatcGGTTGTGAACCCATTTAATAGTTATTATAAATACTTGTATTTCCCACATGTATTTATACATGTAGGTGATGACATAATCCAATCGGGTGCCTTTGTTGCTCAGTGGTCACGTCACTGACCACATTAAAGTTATCATTCAATCTATGCTTAGCCTCAATGGATAGTGTCATCACACTCAAGATGTCTAGTCCACTTCCTGTAGTTGGTTCCAAGTTGAATAGAAAAAAACTTGTCACTGCCTAAGCTGAACTGATTGGTTGATGAATTGGTTTTGTGTAAGATTAGTGATTTATTTAGACCTGTTTCGATATAAGGACACCATGAGCAGAGTGCAGATGAAGTAAGGACAGATCACTAACAGGTGATGGAGCAggctcagaaccagctggagggtgggggtggagggagggggtgcaGATGTGGTTGTAGGCTTTTCTGCAGAGACATAATTTCCCTGGTTATAGAAACGCGCTTATAATATGTGTCAACTTAAATAGGACCTGCTGACCTGACACAGAGATCCAACTGGGTGGGGACTCATTATCACTGCTAATGTGACACTTGTAGAGGCCTTCGTCAGACTTGGCGACGCGGTGGATGGTCATGTGACCGGTGGGCTCGGTCCTGATGAGGGAGCCGTCCTTATAGAACTCAGCTGACAGGTTGGAGCGAGGGCTCTCTGTTTTACAAAGCAATGTGACATTatgtccctccatcacagggaggacTGGACTCTGCAGGATCACTGGGTGGTCTGGATACAAAGAGAAGTTCAGCCTCAGTGTCAGGTGAGCTTGATTTAGGTCCACGTTCAATTACCTTAGCTGTTCATGTGTGTCTTGATGCCCACATAAACTGGTTCATTTCTCATAGTTAGTTGTTACAGTGTTTTTTGTTGGTGTGCTTACCTGTGACTGTGATGTTGATAACGTTACTTGTCGCTCCATCTTTGGCTTCACACCAGTAAACGCCACTGTCCCACAGCGCTGTTAGACCAATCTGACATGAAAATGCGGTTGAAGTTCCCCAGGTAACGCCACAGTCGGTTTCGATTTCATCCGTGGTGTTCCTCCTGATTCTCCATCCTGTGGTGTTGTCACCCATCTCACAGCTCATAGAGAGAGATGTCCATTGAAAGAACTGGGAGCTTCTAGGGCTCACAGTCAGAGACGCTGGTGGTAGGGAGACAGTACTTACTACTCTATGTTGTGTAATG
Protein-coding sequences here:
- the LOC114867140 gene encoding transmembrane protein 150C-like; amino-acid sequence: MALNCSPWVLLPPVYSICTAAGLWIAYFVALKNDKILPLTSEYRRRNGSFYAPYISNTGNFPPGSCIFSEVTNLAAFLGSFVAVLRFLQLRHTTKAWLNVVSLVAFTASCLGLTLVGNFQLMTQKTVHNFGSLMMFGLAILYCWVQSYITLKVNLMNEGKMAAIVRFLLSGSITVCTVIYFSLLSQRLHMHAARCQWASAMLLLTFLGTFAVEFRHCHFDVMFTEKHGRPISTSESLAEDAGHLPNQL
- the LOC114867143 gene encoding transmembrane protein 150C-like isoform X1 — protein: MWTFSPWVLLPPTYSLCTAAGLWIVYFVALEDEMIAPLTAQFRTTNRSLYPPVVSIAGNFPPASCIFSEVMNLAAFGGFIIALLRYFQLKHLTDKPFLNVISLAAFSVGCFGMTLVGNFQLFNQERIHNFGTSLTFGLGTVFCWVQSYMTLRVNLQNRGLKVAVVRFLLCGCITVCLMLYPFLLSQDITLPAARCQWSLVMFFLMFLSTFAIDFQHYHFHVMCREMSSFPISTSETVTDMSRSQSNQL
- the LOC114867147 gene encoding Fc receptor-like protein 5, with the protein product MIRMKEPFLLLFLTSLLFCKEKQASLTVSPRSSQFFQWTSLSMSCEMGDNTTGWRIRRNTTDEIETDCGVTWGTSTAFSCQIGLTALWDSGVYWCEAKDGATSNVINITVTDHPVILQSPVLPVMEGHNVTLLCKTESPRSNLSAEFYKDGSLIRTEPTGHMTIHRVAKSDEGLYKCHISSDNESPPSWISVSEKPTTTSAPPPSTPTLQLVLSLLHHLLVICPYFICTLLMVSLYRNRSK
- the LOC114867143 gene encoding transmembrane protein 150C-like isoform X2; its protein translation is MIAPLTAQFRTTNRSLYPPVVSIAGNFPPASCIFSEVMNLAAFGGFIIALLRYFQLKHLTDKPFLNVISLAAFSVGCFGMTLVGNFQLFNQERIHNFGTSLTFGLGTVFCWVQSYMTLRVNLQNRGLKVAVVRFLLCGCITVCLMLYPFLLSQDITLPAARCQWSLVMFFLMFLSTFAIDFQHYHFHVMCREMSSFPISTSETVTDMSRSQSNQL
- the enoph1 gene encoding enolase-phosphatase E1: MATVSVPAGTTALLLDIEGTTTPITFVKEILFPYVREHLEDYLSSHWEEDECKQDVHLLKKQIEEDMKQNRACPVHAVDQTVHTDEEKAIREVVDNVMWQMAADRKSTALKQLQGHMWRSAYASGRIKGEIYQDVVPSIKRWREQGLKVYIYSSGSVEAQKLLFGYSVEGDVLELFDGHFDTTIGAKVDAKSYERIAERIGCQPEGITFLTDVTREAKAAEEAGVNVVVVVRPGNMELTDEERAHYNLITSFSQLEPTGRA